One genomic segment of Apium graveolens cultivar Ventura unplaced genomic scaffold, ASM990537v1 ctg942, whole genome shotgun sequence includes these proteins:
- the LOC141705741 gene encoding protein EXECUTER 1, chloroplastic-like isoform X2: MASSSSSLSTKHGLEGWWFSVCQDGKDPYGHIIQIKSTDGNYLAISYSPWQLATANEGTPLFEICAPMSEEGEDKEKAIYLKHKAAPQDGKGKDSNVQLALRVFQLTPSFETSQDQWAETLKKLAVSGGKTDANKETFMKLLSKHQINPKSTKAATNSSTGDSDEKDQTVIWIDFSVGGLKENNTRKLEKELLQVPGTLERKGYFKFCLTVEEDKDLAAGDDILKGYRTLDHTIFDKVECIGKGKPEKNEDAEKFWQLIRSRALNKQPCLSGLTMFNRIDVTTSSDPLTGLYLCSNGYIVTEVIQITRKYGQWRKDGELENLSKNESDDYVVYVEAVKLTGDPELPAGKVAFRVKVGDKYKLHPGSVLEEKFGAVYCLSLLLKTFNALQFFQSYFTPLCTICPRTKSAILLCHLLLN, encoded by the exons ATGGCCTCTTCATCTTCATCTTTGTCGACTAAGCATGGGCTT GAGGGATGGTGGTTTAGTGTTTGCCAAGACGGTAAAGATCCTTATGGTCACATTATTCAAATTAAGTCGACGGATGGAAATTACTTGGCAATAAGTTATAGTCCATG GCAGCTTGCAACAGCCAATGAGGGTACCCCATTGTTCGAGATATGTGCCCCAATGAGTGAGGAAGGTGAAGACAAAGAGAAG GCTATCTACCTGAAGCATAAGGCAGCTCCTCAAGATGGTAAAGGGAAGGATTCTAATGTGCAGCTTGCTTTGCGAGTGTTTCAATTGACGCCATCATTTGAAACCAGTCAGGATCAATGGGCCGAGACACTTAAGAAATTAGCGGTATCAGGTGGAAAAACAGATGCTAACAAAGAGACGTTTATGAAGTTACTGTCTAAACATCAAATTAATCCCAAATCAACTAAGGCTGCAACAAATTCTAGTACTGGTGATTCAGATGAAAAAGACCAAACTGTAATTTGGATTGATTTTTCTGTCGGTGGTCTTAAAGAGAATAACACAAGGAAATTGGAGAAAGAGTTGCTTCAAGTCCCAGGTACGCTAGAGAGGAAAGGTTACTTCAAGTTTTGTTTGACTGTAGAAGAAGACAAAGATCTAGCAGCTGGTGACGATATTCTTAAAGGGTATCGTACTTTAGACCACACCATCTTTGATAAAGTGGAGTGCATTGGCAAGGGAAAGCCCGAAAAG AATGAAGATGCAGAAAAGTTCTGGCAGCTTATCCGCAGTCGAGCCCTAAATAAGCAACCTTGCCTATCTGGATTAACAATGTTTAATCGCATCGACGTTACAACATCATCTGATCCTCTAACTG GGTTATATTTGTGCTCAAATGGCTACATCGTTACGGAAGTTATTCAGATAACGCGCAAGTATGGTCAGTGGCGCAAGGATGGTGAACTGGAGAATCTTTCAAAGAACGAGTCAGATGACTATGTAGTCTATGTTGAAGCTGTAAAACTAACTGGTGATCCTGAGCTGCCAGCTGGAAAG GTTGCATTCAGAGTAAAAGTTGGGGACAAATATAAACTTCATCCGGGATCTGTTCTAGAAGAAAAATTTGGAGCGGTATATTGTTTATCTTTACTGCTTAAGACTTTCAACGCTTTACAGTTCTTTCAGTCATATTTTACCCCTTTATGTACTATTTGTCCGCGAACAAAATCTGCAATTTTGTTGTGCCATCTGCTATTGAACTAG
- the LOC141705741 gene encoding protein EXECUTER 1, chloroplastic-like isoform X4: protein MASSSSSLSTKHGLEGWWFSVCQDGKDPYGHIIQIKSTDGNYLAISYSPWQLATANEGTPLFEICAPMSEEGEDKEKAIYLKHKAAPQDGKGKDSNVQLALRVFQLTPSFETSQDQWAETLKKLAVSGGKTDANKETFMKLLSKHQINPKSTKAATNSSTGDSDEKDQTVIWIDFSVGGLKENNTRKLEKELLQVPGTLERKGYFKFCLTVEEDKDLAAGDDILKGYRTLDHTIFDKVECIGKGKPEKNEDAEKFWQLIRSRALNKQPCLSGLTMFNRIDVTTSSDPLTGRMWDKIYLTWLYLCSNGYIVTEVIQITRKYGQWRKDGELENLSKNESDDYVVYVEAVKLTGDPELPAGKVAFRVKVGDKYKLHPGSVLEEKFGALTYCVLWR from the exons ATGGCCTCTTCATCTTCATCTTTGTCGACTAAGCATGGGCTT GAGGGATGGTGGTTTAGTGTTTGCCAAGACGGTAAAGATCCTTATGGTCACATTATTCAAATTAAGTCGACGGATGGAAATTACTTGGCAATAAGTTATAGTCCATG GCAGCTTGCAACAGCCAATGAGGGTACCCCATTGTTCGAGATATGTGCCCCAATGAGTGAGGAAGGTGAAGACAAAGAGAAG GCTATCTACCTGAAGCATAAGGCAGCTCCTCAAGATGGTAAAGGGAAGGATTCTAATGTGCAGCTTGCTTTGCGAGTGTTTCAATTGACGCCATCATTTGAAACCAGTCAGGATCAATGGGCCGAGACACTTAAGAAATTAGCGGTATCAGGTGGAAAAACAGATGCTAACAAAGAGACGTTTATGAAGTTACTGTCTAAACATCAAATTAATCCCAAATCAACTAAGGCTGCAACAAATTCTAGTACTGGTGATTCAGATGAAAAAGACCAAACTGTAATTTGGATTGATTTTTCTGTCGGTGGTCTTAAAGAGAATAACACAAGGAAATTGGAGAAAGAGTTGCTTCAAGTCCCAGGTACGCTAGAGAGGAAAGGTTACTTCAAGTTTTGTTTGACTGTAGAAGAAGACAAAGATCTAGCAGCTGGTGACGATATTCTTAAAGGGTATCGTACTTTAGACCACACCATCTTTGATAAAGTGGAGTGCATTGGCAAGGGAAAGCCCGAAAAG AATGAAGATGCAGAAAAGTTCTGGCAGCTTATCCGCAGTCGAGCCCTAAATAAGCAACCTTGCCTATCTGGATTAACAATGTTTAATCGCATCGACGTTACAACATCATCTGATCCTCTAACTGGTAGAATGTGGGATAAAATTTATTTGACGT GGTTATATTTGTGCTCAAATGGCTACATCGTTACGGAAGTTATTCAGATAACGCGCAAGTATGGTCAGTGGCGCAAGGATGGTGAACTGGAGAATCTTTCAAAGAACGAGTCAGATGACTATGTAGTCTATGTTGAAGCTGTAAAACTAACTGGTGATCCTGAGCTGCCAGCTGGAAAG GTTGCATTCAGAGTAAAAGTTGGGGACAAATATAAACTTCATCCGGGATCTGTTCTAGAAGAAAAATTTGGAGCG CTCACATATTGTGTCCTTTGGCGCTGA
- the LOC141705741 gene encoding protein EXECUTER 1, chloroplastic-like isoform X1, giving the protein MASSSSSLSTKHGLEGWWFSVCQDGKDPYGHIIQIKSTDGNYLAISYSPWQLATANEGTPLFEICAPMSEEGEDKEKAIYLKHKAAPQDGKGKDSNVQLALRVFQLTPSFETSQDQWAETLKKLAVSGGKTDANKETFMKLLSKHQINPKSTKAATNSSTGDSDEKDQTVIWIDFSVGGLKENNTRKLEKELLQVPGTLERKGYFKFCLTVEEDKDLAAGDDILKGYRTLDHTIFDKVECIGKGKPEKNEDAEKFWQLIRSRALNKQPCLSGLTMFNRIDVTTSSDPLTGRMWDKIYLTWLYLCSNGYIVTEVIQITRKYGQWRKDGELENLSKNESDDYVVYVEAVKLTGDPELPAGKVAFRVKVGDKYKLHPGSVLEEKFGAVYCLSLLLKTFNALQFFQSYFTPLCTICPRTKSAILLCHLLLN; this is encoded by the exons ATGGCCTCTTCATCTTCATCTTTGTCGACTAAGCATGGGCTT GAGGGATGGTGGTTTAGTGTTTGCCAAGACGGTAAAGATCCTTATGGTCACATTATTCAAATTAAGTCGACGGATGGAAATTACTTGGCAATAAGTTATAGTCCATG GCAGCTTGCAACAGCCAATGAGGGTACCCCATTGTTCGAGATATGTGCCCCAATGAGTGAGGAAGGTGAAGACAAAGAGAAG GCTATCTACCTGAAGCATAAGGCAGCTCCTCAAGATGGTAAAGGGAAGGATTCTAATGTGCAGCTTGCTTTGCGAGTGTTTCAATTGACGCCATCATTTGAAACCAGTCAGGATCAATGGGCCGAGACACTTAAGAAATTAGCGGTATCAGGTGGAAAAACAGATGCTAACAAAGAGACGTTTATGAAGTTACTGTCTAAACATCAAATTAATCCCAAATCAACTAAGGCTGCAACAAATTCTAGTACTGGTGATTCAGATGAAAAAGACCAAACTGTAATTTGGATTGATTTTTCTGTCGGTGGTCTTAAAGAGAATAACACAAGGAAATTGGAGAAAGAGTTGCTTCAAGTCCCAGGTACGCTAGAGAGGAAAGGTTACTTCAAGTTTTGTTTGACTGTAGAAGAAGACAAAGATCTAGCAGCTGGTGACGATATTCTTAAAGGGTATCGTACTTTAGACCACACCATCTTTGATAAAGTGGAGTGCATTGGCAAGGGAAAGCCCGAAAAG AATGAAGATGCAGAAAAGTTCTGGCAGCTTATCCGCAGTCGAGCCCTAAATAAGCAACCTTGCCTATCTGGATTAACAATGTTTAATCGCATCGACGTTACAACATCATCTGATCCTCTAACTGGTAGAATGTGGGATAAAATTTATTTGACGT GGTTATATTTGTGCTCAAATGGCTACATCGTTACGGAAGTTATTCAGATAACGCGCAAGTATGGTCAGTGGCGCAAGGATGGTGAACTGGAGAATCTTTCAAAGAACGAGTCAGATGACTATGTAGTCTATGTTGAAGCTGTAAAACTAACTGGTGATCCTGAGCTGCCAGCTGGAAAG GTTGCATTCAGAGTAAAAGTTGGGGACAAATATAAACTTCATCCGGGATCTGTTCTAGAAGAAAAATTTGGAGCGGTATATTGTTTATCTTTACTGCTTAAGACTTTCAACGCTTTACAGTTCTTTCAGTCATATTTTACCCCTTTATGTACTATTTGTCCGCGAACAAAATCTGCAATTTTGTTGTGCCATCTGCTATTGAACTAG
- the LOC141705741 gene encoding protein EXECUTER 1, chloroplastic-like isoform X3 — protein MASSSSSLSTKHGLEGWWFSVCQDGKDPYGHIIQIKSTDGNYLAISYSPWQLATANEGTPLFEICAPMSEEGEDKEKAIYLKHKAAPQDGKGKDSNVQLALRVFQLTPSFETSQDQWAETLKKLAVSGGKTDANKETFMKLLSKHQINPKSTKAATNSSTGDSDEKDQTVIWIDFSVGGLKENNTRKLEKELLQVPGTLERKGYFKFCLTVEEDKDLAAGDDILKGYRTLDHTIFDKVECIGKGKPEKNEDAEKFWQLIRSRALNKQPCLSGLTMFNRIDVTTSSDPLTGRMWDKIYLTWLYLCSNGYIVTEVIQITRKYGQWRKDGELENLSKNESDDYVVYVEAVKLTGDPELPAGKVAFRVKVGDKYKLHPGSVLEEKFGAVALYKGYGRLTGFQKSGWVDVDLFILGG, from the exons ATGGCCTCTTCATCTTCATCTTTGTCGACTAAGCATGGGCTT GAGGGATGGTGGTTTAGTGTTTGCCAAGACGGTAAAGATCCTTATGGTCACATTATTCAAATTAAGTCGACGGATGGAAATTACTTGGCAATAAGTTATAGTCCATG GCAGCTTGCAACAGCCAATGAGGGTACCCCATTGTTCGAGATATGTGCCCCAATGAGTGAGGAAGGTGAAGACAAAGAGAAG GCTATCTACCTGAAGCATAAGGCAGCTCCTCAAGATGGTAAAGGGAAGGATTCTAATGTGCAGCTTGCTTTGCGAGTGTTTCAATTGACGCCATCATTTGAAACCAGTCAGGATCAATGGGCCGAGACACTTAAGAAATTAGCGGTATCAGGTGGAAAAACAGATGCTAACAAAGAGACGTTTATGAAGTTACTGTCTAAACATCAAATTAATCCCAAATCAACTAAGGCTGCAACAAATTCTAGTACTGGTGATTCAGATGAAAAAGACCAAACTGTAATTTGGATTGATTTTTCTGTCGGTGGTCTTAAAGAGAATAACACAAGGAAATTGGAGAAAGAGTTGCTTCAAGTCCCAGGTACGCTAGAGAGGAAAGGTTACTTCAAGTTTTGTTTGACTGTAGAAGAAGACAAAGATCTAGCAGCTGGTGACGATATTCTTAAAGGGTATCGTACTTTAGACCACACCATCTTTGATAAAGTGGAGTGCATTGGCAAGGGAAAGCCCGAAAAG AATGAAGATGCAGAAAAGTTCTGGCAGCTTATCCGCAGTCGAGCCCTAAATAAGCAACCTTGCCTATCTGGATTAACAATGTTTAATCGCATCGACGTTACAACATCATCTGATCCTCTAACTGGTAGAATGTGGGATAAAATTTATTTGACGT GGTTATATTTGTGCTCAAATGGCTACATCGTTACGGAAGTTATTCAGATAACGCGCAAGTATGGTCAGTGGCGCAAGGATGGTGAACTGGAGAATCTTTCAAAGAACGAGTCAGATGACTATGTAGTCTATGTTGAAGCTGTAAAACTAACTGGTGATCCTGAGCTGCCAGCTGGAAAG GTTGCATTCAGAGTAAAAGTTGGGGACAAATATAAACTTCATCCGGGATCTGTTCTAGAAGAAAAATTTGGAGCG GTTGCTCTCTATAAGGGATATGGCAGGTTAACTGGTTTTCAGAAATCTGGATGGGTTGATGTTGATCTCTTTATTCTCGGGGGATAG
- the LOC141705741 gene encoding protein EXECUTER 1, chloroplastic-like isoform X5, whose protein sequence is MSEEGEDKEKAIYLKHKAAPQDGKGKDSNVQLALRVFQLTPSFETSQDQWAETLKKLAVSGGKTDANKETFMKLLSKHQINPKSTKAATNSSTGDSDEKDQTVIWIDFSVGGLKENNTRKLEKELLQVPGTLERKGYFKFCLTVEEDKDLAAGDDILKGYRTLDHTIFDKVECIGKGKPEKNEDAEKFWQLIRSRALNKQPCLSGLTMFNRIDVTTSSDPLTGRMWDKIYLTWLYLCSNGYIVTEVIQITRKYGQWRKDGELENLSKNESDDYVVYVEAVKLTGDPELPAGKVAFRVKVGDKYKLHPGSVLEEKFGAVYCLSLLLKTFNALQFFQSYFTPLCTICPRTKSAILLCHLLLN, encoded by the exons ATGAGTGAGGAAGGTGAAGACAAAGAGAAG GCTATCTACCTGAAGCATAAGGCAGCTCCTCAAGATGGTAAAGGGAAGGATTCTAATGTGCAGCTTGCTTTGCGAGTGTTTCAATTGACGCCATCATTTGAAACCAGTCAGGATCAATGGGCCGAGACACTTAAGAAATTAGCGGTATCAGGTGGAAAAACAGATGCTAACAAAGAGACGTTTATGAAGTTACTGTCTAAACATCAAATTAATCCCAAATCAACTAAGGCTGCAACAAATTCTAGTACTGGTGATTCAGATGAAAAAGACCAAACTGTAATTTGGATTGATTTTTCTGTCGGTGGTCTTAAAGAGAATAACACAAGGAAATTGGAGAAAGAGTTGCTTCAAGTCCCAGGTACGCTAGAGAGGAAAGGTTACTTCAAGTTTTGTTTGACTGTAGAAGAAGACAAAGATCTAGCAGCTGGTGACGATATTCTTAAAGGGTATCGTACTTTAGACCACACCATCTTTGATAAAGTGGAGTGCATTGGCAAGGGAAAGCCCGAAAAG AATGAAGATGCAGAAAAGTTCTGGCAGCTTATCCGCAGTCGAGCCCTAAATAAGCAACCTTGCCTATCTGGATTAACAATGTTTAATCGCATCGACGTTACAACATCATCTGATCCTCTAACTGGTAGAATGTGGGATAAAATTTATTTGACGT GGTTATATTTGTGCTCAAATGGCTACATCGTTACGGAAGTTATTCAGATAACGCGCAAGTATGGTCAGTGGCGCAAGGATGGTGAACTGGAGAATCTTTCAAAGAACGAGTCAGATGACTATGTAGTCTATGTTGAAGCTGTAAAACTAACTGGTGATCCTGAGCTGCCAGCTGGAAAG GTTGCATTCAGAGTAAAAGTTGGGGACAAATATAAACTTCATCCGGGATCTGTTCTAGAAGAAAAATTTGGAGCGGTATATTGTTTATCTTTACTGCTTAAGACTTTCAACGCTTTACAGTTCTTTCAGTCATATTTTACCCCTTTATGTACTATTTGTCCGCGAACAAAATCTGCAATTTTGTTGTGCCATCTGCTATTGAACTAG